The Anoplolepis gracilipes chromosome 5, ASM4749672v1, whole genome shotgun sequence region TTTCgacattattattagaatacttttagaaaattgctatcccttaaaattgatttttgagGTCATCAACCaacgaattaaatatttgattaacaaTCCTGCTTCCTCCAACAAAAAAACAACAATGGAGAATTCTCCATCCTACTTTACGGTCCCGTATTTACTGAATTTAGCAGAACAATTCAGAGGTATTTTCAAAACTATGAACGTTAAATTATCCTATTGCAGCAAAAATAAACttgatagatttattaaagtgCACTATTGCGTGCAACGTACGTGCAatgtacgttgcaagacaaagcaaagttcacatgggtttgcaactttttaCGCGAAGCAAAGTGGACGGAGTTGGTGCGGGAGGGGGAGGGCCGGAGGCCCCCCTTGTACCCCCCCCGtgtgtgttataaaaataattgtatttaattgtttGTGTTTGTgtttaaagtaaagaaaattttgtatttataataaaaaacttctaTATAGCAACAATTCACTgctctaaatttatttttgttcatatatgtatcagttttatattaatattactcgTTTATgcctcttaatatttaaaatagctgctatattttctataccttttttgttaatttaataaataacgagcgAAGGCTAAAACCTTCTGAAGGTCAGTCAGGAgggtgaccttgacaacatatgtcaaggtcaaggtgATCGGGGCTGGGTCCGCCGCTAATGTCAATATTtaccataaatattatataatagtctgcataatttttgttttatttatttaatgcatGTTTTTATAGTATCTTTGCTTATATCACctcttttgtaaaaataaacagCTTTAaccaatgaaatattaaagcaatatatttatgcacaaaattttttaaacgtttcaaatatattttaaatattatatatttattcttttgtgaaaaagtgatttttatttgatttattcatttaaaaattacatatttcgaTACTCTCTCTGTTATGAAAAAAActacattatatatctattaataaacatatgtGTACtatgttaaaagattaaaatttattttcataagattaagaaaatttatctaaCCTAGCTAATATAAGTGATTAGGTAAAAATAGACAAAGAAGAAGAgctaaatataagaaaaagtgagtttaaatatataagtaatagtTTATTGATTTCCTGTttatattgtaagaaatatagttatatttcaaatttatatgtattttatcatattttgatacttaattgaaataataatattagtggGCCCACTACCGATTTCGACGTTCGACGCGCTCGTCGAATGCTAACATGcgtcattttaaatatgtcgCTAAACGAGCACTATAATCCACCGACGAAACCCATACGCGCAAGATCGAGAGTCAATCGGGGACGCCCGCGACGGCATCTCCCACTCGAGGTGAAGAGACTCGATATCACTCTGCCGCTTCGATCCGAGATCGACAGATCAGAGAGAGTTTTTTTGTCGGTGAAATATCGATACGACTAAATTCAGTTCtttataaatctctttatatatCAAGAGGCCGAGTCCTCTCTTGTAACGATGTCGAGTTCTCTCTTGTATCAAGGCCGAGTCCTATCTTATATATCGAAAGGCCGAGTCCTATCTTATATATCGAAAGGCCGAGTCCTCTCTTACCCCAAGTGTTAAATAAAGATTCTATTAACCGAAAATAGTATGTGAAAATTTACAACCCTCACGTACAAAACTCCAGATACTGAGTTCGTCAGTTAGTGGTCTCTCAAAAAGGTAAGATCGCACAATCACAGacattcttatacatataatacatattctaCTCTAGCAATTCATGATAATAATGTGCTAActacaatttatttcaacaacTCTAtgttaatttgtatatacaatatatagagggtgttttattttaaattatatagtcaataatcttgaaaataaaccattttcgagaaaaatatttcagacagaaattgtatggtttcgaggagGACATAAAATGGTTACTGATTTGTTCTTGGATAATCGTTTGAAGATCATGTAATTCACGTAGTACACCTTGAGTAATGCTAATGCCGGCGGTACTGTAACTTTTGAAgttttataactcgaaaagtacttaatgaaaaaatatttgattatagtgttttgacTAGTAAAGCTCTTGaaataagctacaagaatatgtaataaaaaagagagtgttccatttaagaaattggaGGTGAGAGATTTTTATGATCTTCAAACAACTTTCTAAAGTCAAACCAATGATACCATCTTATATCGAATCtatataacttttctttaaaacatttttcccaaaaatgttttattttcaagataataaattatataatttaaaataaaacaccctgtttatataatattatattatattatattatattggcCCGACTGATGCACCACGAGCCAGGCTTGTGATAATCAGTTTTGGCCAATATAATAtaggttatatatatatatatatatatatatatataaaacctaCCACGTGTGAGATTCGTCAGGTATTCGGGCCAAAACTGATTATCACAAGCCTTCTTGTTTTCGTTTCGGGCCCACGCTGTTGAAACTTAAATCGTAGATTAAGGGGTTAAACaaacaatatatgtgtaaGTAAGTTactaggaaaaaaattatatttatttttaaatatacaaaaccTATGtacaacataattaaattatattacgcaaaaaaaattttagttacaAAATACAAGCGCAAGCACACACACATAGAGAGTACTTTTTGTAATCCTATActctgaattaattaaattgaactAGATAGTCAAATCCgccattttgtaattttattactcaATAACAACTcactttgcaatttttatataataattacttaaataacgttgatattttaataatatgccaaacacagtttttaagattttttcctttaatatatgtaaaatacttatataatagttttaaaaaaatagataacaaaaatatttataaatatttatgaatatttatgaaaatcatGTGTTATTAACGTATATATTGTTtgatttcagaaaaataaaactaggttcatctttttttatttcaaataattattcatattaatttaaatacattcagataagtttgaaattttacaatcttatGTAGTTACATCAAATAAGATGATAGTATCTCATGTTAAGAGTTGCTCgcagtaaatttttatatttaataaaaaacctaTGATGATATAGTGTAATTAAAAAGctataattatagtataattttgttattaagttcaatgaaaatatgtatctCGTTTAAAATCaggaaaataaaatcagagactcgtcttttttcatttcaatttaattattcatacaaCTGATAATTCatactaatttaaatacataaaaacatttaGATAATCTTACAAGCTTTATGTGGCTACACCAAGAGGTCTACAGTAGTAGGTTGTAGTGTCTCGTGTTAAGTCACATGCGATAAACTCTCGCGGGCAGTGTCAACAAGACGCTTTGTGTATCGTGAACTGATTAGTGGAGAGTACTTTTAGATCGCCATATTGCAATAACCGTTAAAAttgagtttttattaaatttaattgatagggtgagtttgaattatattaaaataagatatttttatttttgctctaCATGCTCTACAGGGTGTTTTAACTTTCACATCGTAATATCTCGATATCATTTAAtaagtttagaaaaattagctaaaagtagttaaaagtaattaaaagtaGCTTATAACTTACTTTGAGAGCTTTCTAAAacactataattaaatattttttttgttaagcaatttcgagttataaggcttaaaaattctttgacataaaatacagcatatcttataaaacatttagttttcgataatcttaccttaataattttacgcaTGGAATAATAAGACGAATTAAttgatgtaaagaaaatacatagttgtttttaaaatatatacaaatttgtaACGAATTACTATAGTGTGTATAATAACAAACAGCTAATATGTagtaaaattagtttttttttaagttacatATTACTgtgtttatgaaaatatgtcaCCTCATGACATACAAACAGATTTTCGCTTGTCAggatattaatctttttgaaTCGAAATTTCCTTTGACTTTTTTTCGTATCATTAAAAGAAACAGAGATATTCTAAATGTTTTAGTTTAGAGAAAACACCCtgcataataatgaaattcatattttttcaataaatatttcatataaatattttttaataaataatattcaatatatattatgtaaatatttaaatatcttgtatataagATCAGAATTCTTGATCCACGGTTCCAACATGAccatttcaaaaattctaattactGGAAGACAGACATATCTTATTGTGAGAAGATCATATGCTACAGGATCGAAACTTGTTGAAGCTACACGAGATAATGATACAGGTACGATTTATgtcaacatatttttacaaacaagCAACTATCAACCTGGCGAGTAAGAGCCATTCGCAGATGTTAATGCAGTTattgtatcatttattattatttatgagagAACGATTCTTAacgagttttttttaaaataaggcttttaatatttgtaaacaagCAATCTGATGAGTAAGAGCCATATGCAGATGTTAATACGtaaatttcttagaaattgatttttccgCGGAAATTAAAACGTACACAGGGCACGTTTCAATTTCCGcggaaaaaatcaatttctaagaaatttaCGTATTAACATCTGCGTATGGCTCTTACTCACCAGGTTGcttgtttacaaatattaaaagccttattttaaaaaaactcgtTAAGAATCGTTctctcataaataataataaatgatacaatAACTGCTGTAGAGAGCAAGGACacgaaacaaaattaattaaaatagacgACTTAGAAACAACGAATCATGGAATTCAAACACGTTAAGATGtagatatgaaattaattagtgacgaaataatataaattataaaactatcttGAAATTCGCGAACATTTCGCTCCGATTTGAATCTCTTCAGCGCAATACAGTAGTCATTATACATTTgccattaatttaatttaatttaataattggaCAGGGATTGACATCATATCTATGACAAGAGCTCCTGTTAACAGTTTAAATACACAGCTATTAGATGCATTAAGAGCATCTTTATTGGAAGCTCAAAATAATCACAGTAAAGGTATTATACTGACATCGTCCTTACCAACTATATTTTCAGCAGGATTTGATTTGACAGAACTGTATAAGAATGATGAAAAgggtttgaattttttatggaaaacGTTACAAGACACTTGGTTAACTCTTTATAATCTGAATATTCCAATTGCTACTACTATCAATGtacgatattttttcaagtattattatacaggTACAGTATTCGGTGTAaatctgtaataatttatagaaatattactcCTCGATTTTACATAGGGTTCTTGTCCTGGTGGAGGTTGTCTATTGGCAATATCTACAGAATATAGAGTTTTCGTTAAAGGTAAACACACTATAGGACTTAATGAAACGGATACTGGTATACCTATTCCTAAATGGTTCAAACATCTTTACATTTCATTGTTGGGTGATCGACAAGCCGAATTAGCGTTGTTAAAGTATGTAAGATTAAGCTAATATAcagtatctatatattatgagaagataatacgtaatataaaataatattttagaggATCATTATTTACACCTGAAGAGGCGTTGCAAATTAAACTTGTGGATGAGCTCGCTACCAATAAGCCCGATGCGattgaaaaatgcaaaaattatatcttattatgcAATTGTATACCAAGTAAGATAATAttgttgattattatatttcacaaaattatttatttaatcactgTGTTTTCAATAAAGACATAGAAAGGACCGTAACTAAGCTGGAAATGCGAAACAGTCTAATTCAATggatgaaagaaaataaggaGGAGATTGATCAACTCGTAGACTATGTAATGTTACCAAAAGTACAACTTAagcttaaattttatattgattctttaaagaaaaaacagtaattaatatctctgtaataaacaaaattcttGTTTTACATCTTCTCAAATTGTTctatacacatacatgtaagaaatatattgcatacaCTTGCATATACTTTGACATATACTTTTGATATTTagactaaaaaatttataatgagcaactacattttttaaaatattttataaaattgttatatatatatttttttttaaataaaagtatatatatatatatatatgtataaaatatttactttattttctaaatttatgcTGCAAAACGGAACCCAGAATATAACATGTTATTAATCTTCTAATGTAGCATCCAAGTCAATATCAGCCAAGTCTAATTCTTGTGATGGGCCTAGCAAATTAAACTCTTGCTGtagaaattcaaaaaaatgtgatatttccaatatttgTTGACGattccttttattttcatccctgttcattaaaaaaaattatttaattagaaaacttttctattttctaagTATCCGAGAATAAATTCGCAgatgattaatattatcaaaataataatttcttacacAATTAACTGATTGATATAATCTTTGAGCCAATTATCAAGTCGATTTATCATGAGCTTCTCTCGATCATCTATTACCtgtaaatattt contains the following coding sequences:
- the LOC140666047 gene encoding enoyl-CoA delta isomerase 1, mitochondrial-like isoform X2, whose translation is MTISKILITGRQTYLIVRRSYATGSKLVEATRDNDTAGFDLTELYKNDEKGLNFLWKTLQDTWLTLYNLNIPIATTINGSCPGGGCLLAISTEYRVFVKGKHTIGLNETDTGIPIPKWFKHLYISLLGDRQAELALLKGSLFTPEEALQIKLVDELATNKPDAIEKCKNYILLCNCIPNIERTVTKLEMRNSLIQWMKENKEEIDQLVDYVMLPKVQLKLKFYIDSLKKKQ
- the LOC140666047 gene encoding enoyl-CoA delta isomerase 1, mitochondrial-like isoform X1; protein product: MTISKILITGRQTYLIVRRSYATGSKLVEATRDNDTGIDIISMTRAPVNSLNTQLLDALRASLLEAQNNHSKGIILTSSLPTIFSAGFDLTELYKNDEKGLNFLWKTLQDTWLTLYNLNIPIATTINGSCPGGGCLLAISTEYRVFVKGKHTIGLNETDTGIPIPKWFKHLYISLLGDRQAELALLKGSLFTPEEALQIKLVDELATNKPDAIEKCKNYILLCNCIPNIERTVTKLEMRNSLIQWMKENKEEIDQLVDYVMLPKVQLKLKFYIDSLKKKQ
- the LOC140666047 gene encoding enoyl-CoA delta isomerase 1, mitochondrial-like isoform X3; the encoded protein is MTISKILITGRQTYLIVRRSYATGSKLVEATRDNDTGFDLTELYKNDEKGLNFLWKTLQDTWLTLYNLNIPIATTINGSCPGGGCLLAISTEYRVFVKGKHTIGLNETDTGIPIPKWFKHLYISLLGDRQAELALLKGSLFTPEEALQIKLVDELATNKPDAIEKCKNYILLCNCIPNIERTVTKLEMRNSLIQWMKENKEEIDQLVDYVMLPKVQLKLKFYIDSLKKKQ